From Carettochelys insculpta isolate YL-2023 chromosome 22, ASM3395843v1, whole genome shotgun sequence, one genomic window encodes:
- the LOC142024563 gene encoding RNA-binding protein 3-like, producing the protein MSSDEGKLFIGGLSFDTNEQNLEQLFSPYGDIAEVVVVKDRETQRSRGFGFITYRRPEDAKDAMRAMNGESVDGRQIRVDQAGKSSRGSSGGRGRGGFSRGGGDRGYGGGRYDNRSGGYGGSRDYYGGRSQGGYGDRYSGGSYRDNYDN; encoded by the exons ATGTCATCTGACGAAGGCAAGCTCTTCATTGGAGGGCTCAGCTTCGACACCAATGAGCAGAACCTGGAGCAGCTGTTCTCCCCCTATGGTGACATAGCAGAAG TGGTGGTAGTGAAGGACCGCGAGACCCAGAGATCCAGAGGCTTCGGCTTCATCACGTACCGCCGTCCAGAGGATGCCAAGGATGCTATGAGAGCTATGAATGGGGAG TCTGTGGATGGACGCCAGATCCGAGTTGACCAGGCTGGGAAATCATCCCGTGGCTCTTCTGGTGGCAGAGGCCGTGGCGGCTTCTCGAGAG GAGGCGGGGACCGAGGCTATGGCGGTGGCCGCTACGACAACCGAAGTGGTGGCTATGGCGGGTCCAGAGATTACTACGGGGGCAG GAGTCAGGGAGGCTACGGGGACCGCTACTCTGGAGGCTCCTATAGAGACAACTACGACAACTAG
- the LOC142024474 gene encoding RNA-binding protein 3-like isoform X2 gives MSSEEGKLFVGGLNFETDEQGLEQHFGSFGPISEVVVIKDKETQRSRGFGFITFVNPEHASDAMRAMNGESVDGRQIRVDHAGKSSRGSRGGSFGGRGRGRGYSRGGGDRSYGGGRYDSRSGGYGGSRDYGGSQGGYNDRYSSGGSYRDNYDN, from the exons ATGTCTTCTGAAGAAGGAAAACTTTTTGTTGGTGGTCTGAATTTTGAGACAGATGAACAAGGCTTGGAGCAGCATTTTGGCTCTTTTGGCCCCATCTCTGAAG TGGTCGTAATTAAGGACAAAGAGACCCAGCGGTCCAGAGGCTTTGGCTTCATCACCTTTGTCAACCCAGAGCATGCATCGGATGCCATGAGAGCTATGAATGGAGAG TCTGTGGATGGGCGTCAGATCAGAGTTGACCATGCTGGGAAATCTTCCCGTGGATCCAGAGGTGGCTCGTTCGGAGGCAGGGGGCGAGGCCGTGGCTACTCCAGAG GAGGTGGAGACAGAAGCTATGGTGGTGGCCGCTACGACAGCAGAAGTGGAGGTTATGGCGGGTCCCGGGACTATGGTGGCAG TCAGGGAGGATATAATGACCGCTATTCATCTGGAGGCAGTTACAGAGACAACTATGACAACTGA
- the LOC142024474 gene encoding RNA-binding protein 3-like isoform X1, which produces MSSEEGKLFVGGLNFETDEQGLEQHFGSFGPISEVVVIKDKETQRSRGFGFITFVNPEHASDAMRAMNGESVDGRQIRVDHAGKSSRGSRGGSFGGRGRGRGYSRGGGDRSYGGGRYDSRSGGYGGSRDYGGRSQGGYNDRYSSGGSYRDNYDN; this is translated from the exons ATGTCTTCTGAAGAAGGAAAACTTTTTGTTGGTGGTCTGAATTTTGAGACAGATGAACAAGGCTTGGAGCAGCATTTTGGCTCTTTTGGCCCCATCTCTGAAG TGGTCGTAATTAAGGACAAAGAGACCCAGCGGTCCAGAGGCTTTGGCTTCATCACCTTTGTCAACCCAGAGCATGCATCGGATGCCATGAGAGCTATGAATGGAGAG TCTGTGGATGGGCGTCAGATCAGAGTTGACCATGCTGGGAAATCTTCCCGTGGATCCAGAGGTGGCTCGTTCGGAGGCAGGGGGCGAGGCCGTGGCTACTCCAGAG GAGGTGGAGACAGAAGCTATGGTGGTGGCCGCTACGACAGCAGAAGTGGAGGTTATGGCGGGTCCCGGGACTATGGTGGCAG AAGTCAGGGAGGATATAATGACCGCTATTCATCTGGAGGCAGTTACAGAGACAACTATGACAACTGA